A genomic window from Scatophagus argus isolate fScaArg1 chromosome 17, fScaArg1.pri, whole genome shotgun sequence includes:
- the ubp1 gene encoding upstream-binding protein 1 isoform X1, producing the protein MAWVLKMDDATIESGLVHDFDASLSGIGQELGAGAYSMSDVLALPIFKQEDTSLPPENETKNPPFQYVLCAATSPAVKLHDETLTYLNQGQSYEVRMLDNRMPGELPELNNKMVKSVVRVVFHDRRLQYTEHQQLEGWKWNRPGDRLLDIDIPMSVGIVEPKTHPSQLNAAEFLWDLNKRASVFVQVHCISTEFTPRKHGGEKGVPFRIQFDTFAQGDNGEYSEHLHSASCQIKVFKPKGADRKQKTDREKMEKRTAQEKAKYQPSYDTTILSETRLEPIIEDAGDHELKKSSKRTLPADCGDSLAKRGSCSPWPDKAYVSPNQAATPSFSSTPLSTYTTSSVPDSDSSSPNHQADPGSHGNSEQLSPTASIQDAQKWLLKNRFNSYTRLFSHFSGSDLLKLTRDDLVQICGPADGIRLFNALKSRSVRPRLTVYVCQESPRESHLLERQGSNENGEHSVSSSLHVYHALYLEELTAAELIRKIACVCSLPLGTINQVYRQGPTGIHILLSDQMVYNLPDESCFLISTVKDELGEGLHLILK; encoded by the exons ATGGCCTGGGTGCTGAAGATGGACGACGCCACCATAGAGTCGGGGCTGGTGCACGACTTCGATGCCAGTCTGTCCGGCATCGGACAGGAGCTGGGGGCTGGAGCCTACAGTATGAG cgATGTGCTGGCCCTGCCAATCTTTAAGCAGGAGGACACCAGCCTTCCTCCTGAAAATGAGACCAAAAATCCCCCATTCCAGTATGTGCTGTGCGCCGCCACGTCGCCTGCTGTCAAGCTGCACGACGAGACGCTCACGTACCTAAACCAAG GCCAGTCTTACGAGGTGCGTATGTTGGACAACAGGATGCCAGGGGAGTTACCAGAGCTCAACAACAAGATGGTGAAG agCGTAGTTCGAGTGGTGTTTCATGACCGCCGGCTGCAGTACACAGAGCACCAGCAGCTGGAGGGCTGGAAGTGGAATCGTCCTGGGGACCGTCTTCTTGACATCG ataTCCCCATGTCAGTGGGCATTGTGGAGCCGAAGACTCACCCCTCCCAGCTTAACGCAGCAGAGTTCCTGTGGGATCTGAACAAAAGagcttctgtttttgtgcag GTGCACTGCATCAGCACAGAGTTCACTCCCAGGAAGCACGGAGGGGAGAAGGGCGTCCCCTTCAGGATCCAGTTTGACACGTTCGCCCAAGGAGACAATGGAGAGTACTCAGAGCACCTCCACTCTGCCTCCTGCCAAATCAAAGTCTTTAAG CCAAAGGGGGCAGACCGTAagcaaaagacagacagggagaagatggagaaaCGCACAGCTCAAGAGAAGGCAAAGTACCAGCCTTCTTATGATACCACTATCCTGTCAGAG ACAAGGCTTGAACCTATCATAGAGGATGCGGGTGACCATGAACTGAAAAAGTCCAGCAAACGGACACTTCCCGCTGACTGTGGAGACTCCCTGGCCAAGAGAGGCAGT TGCTCCCCATGGCCAGACAAGGCCTACGTCAGCCCCAACCAGGCAGCtactccctccttctcctccaccccGCTGTCCACCTACACAACCTCCTCAGTACCGGACag CGATTCGTCCTCACCCAATCACCAGGCAGACCCTGGCAGCCATGGCAATTCAGAG CAGTTGAGCCCCACTGCTTCTATACAGGATGCACAGAAGTGGCTGCTGAAAAATCGCTTCAACTCCTACACACGACTCTTCTCTCACTTCTCag GTTCTGATTTGTTAAAGCTAACCCGGGACGACCTGGTCCAGATTTGTGGGCCAGCAGATGGGATCAGACTCTTCAATGCACTTAAATCCAG GTCGGTGCGTCCGAGGTTGACCGTGTATGTCTGCCAAGAGTCTCCTCGGGAGAGCCACCTGCTGGAGAGACAGGGCTCCAATGAAAACGGAGAACACAGCGTTTCCTCTAGTTTACATG tgtATCATGCTCTGTACCTAGAGGAGCtcacagctgcagagctgaTCCGCAAGATCGCGTGCGTGTGCAGCCTTCCGCTGGGAACGATCAACCAGGTGTATAGACAGGGTCCTACAGGCATCCACATCCTGCTCAGTGATCAG ATGGTTTACAACTTGCCTGACGAGAGCTGTTTTTTAATCAGCACTGTCAAAG ATGAACTGGGCGAGGGACTCCATCTAATCCTGAAGTAG
- the ubp1 gene encoding upstream-binding protein 1 isoform X2, protein MLFWQSYTENFRAPVQRHGDSSYTRDVLALPIFKQEDTSLPPENETKNPPFQYVLCAATSPAVKLHDETLTYLNQGQSYEVRMLDNRMPGELPELNNKMVKSVVRVVFHDRRLQYTEHQQLEGWKWNRPGDRLLDIDIPMSVGIVEPKTHPSQLNAAEFLWDLNKRASVFVQVHCISTEFTPRKHGGEKGVPFRIQFDTFAQGDNGEYSEHLHSASCQIKVFKPKGADRKQKTDREKMEKRTAQEKAKYQPSYDTTILSETRLEPIIEDAGDHELKKSSKRTLPADCGDSLAKRGSCSPWPDKAYVSPNQAATPSFSSTPLSTYTTSSVPDSDSSSPNHQADPGSHGNSEQLSPTASIQDAQKWLLKNRFNSYTRLFSHFSGSDLLKLTRDDLVQICGPADGIRLFNALKSRSVRPRLTVYVCQESPRESHLLERQGSNENGEHSVSSSLHVYHALYLEELTAAELIRKIACVCSLPLGTINQVYRQGPTGIHILLSDQMVYNLPDESCFLISTVKDELGEGLHLILK, encoded by the exons ATGTTGTTCTGGCAGTCCTACACCGAAAACTTCCGAGCACCCGTACAGAGACACGGAGACAGCAGTTATACACG cgATGTGCTGGCCCTGCCAATCTTTAAGCAGGAGGACACCAGCCTTCCTCCTGAAAATGAGACCAAAAATCCCCCATTCCAGTATGTGCTGTGCGCCGCCACGTCGCCTGCTGTCAAGCTGCACGACGAGACGCTCACGTACCTAAACCAAG GCCAGTCTTACGAGGTGCGTATGTTGGACAACAGGATGCCAGGGGAGTTACCAGAGCTCAACAACAAGATGGTGAAG agCGTAGTTCGAGTGGTGTTTCATGACCGCCGGCTGCAGTACACAGAGCACCAGCAGCTGGAGGGCTGGAAGTGGAATCGTCCTGGGGACCGTCTTCTTGACATCG ataTCCCCATGTCAGTGGGCATTGTGGAGCCGAAGACTCACCCCTCCCAGCTTAACGCAGCAGAGTTCCTGTGGGATCTGAACAAAAGagcttctgtttttgtgcag GTGCACTGCATCAGCACAGAGTTCACTCCCAGGAAGCACGGAGGGGAGAAGGGCGTCCCCTTCAGGATCCAGTTTGACACGTTCGCCCAAGGAGACAATGGAGAGTACTCAGAGCACCTCCACTCTGCCTCCTGCCAAATCAAAGTCTTTAAG CCAAAGGGGGCAGACCGTAagcaaaagacagacagggagaagatggagaaaCGCACAGCTCAAGAGAAGGCAAAGTACCAGCCTTCTTATGATACCACTATCCTGTCAGAG ACAAGGCTTGAACCTATCATAGAGGATGCGGGTGACCATGAACTGAAAAAGTCCAGCAAACGGACACTTCCCGCTGACTGTGGAGACTCCCTGGCCAAGAGAGGCAGT TGCTCCCCATGGCCAGACAAGGCCTACGTCAGCCCCAACCAGGCAGCtactccctccttctcctccaccccGCTGTCCACCTACACAACCTCCTCAGTACCGGACag CGATTCGTCCTCACCCAATCACCAGGCAGACCCTGGCAGCCATGGCAATTCAGAG CAGTTGAGCCCCACTGCTTCTATACAGGATGCACAGAAGTGGCTGCTGAAAAATCGCTTCAACTCCTACACACGACTCTTCTCTCACTTCTCag GTTCTGATTTGTTAAAGCTAACCCGGGACGACCTGGTCCAGATTTGTGGGCCAGCAGATGGGATCAGACTCTTCAATGCACTTAAATCCAG GTCGGTGCGTCCGAGGTTGACCGTGTATGTCTGCCAAGAGTCTCCTCGGGAGAGCCACCTGCTGGAGAGACAGGGCTCCAATGAAAACGGAGAACACAGCGTTTCCTCTAGTTTACATG tgtATCATGCTCTGTACCTAGAGGAGCtcacagctgcagagctgaTCCGCAAGATCGCGTGCGTGTGCAGCCTTCCGCTGGGAACGATCAACCAGGTGTATAGACAGGGTCCTACAGGCATCCACATCCTGCTCAGTGATCAG ATGGTTTACAACTTGCCTGACGAGAGCTGTTTTTTAATCAGCACTGTCAAAG ATGAACTGGGCGAGGGACTCCATCTAATCCTGAAGTAG